In Solanum pennellii chromosome 3, SPENNV200, a single window of DNA contains:
- the LOC107012420 gene encoding AP2-like ethylene-responsive transcription factor At1g16060 encodes MAKTSKSNTTSTSTSSSSSSNKCDSKAKRSNKIDSNAIGKVKRTRKSVPRDSPPQRSSIYRGVTRHRWTGRYEAHLWDKNCWNETQNKKGRQVYLGAYDDEEAAAHAYDLAALKYWGQDTMLNFPIMTYENELKEMEGQSKEEYIGSLRRKSSGFSRGVSKYRGVARHHHNGRWEARIGRVFGNKYLYLGTYATQEEAATAYDMAAIEYRGLNAVTNFDLSRYIKWLRPSDQTNNDNTIIIPEPNPNPNPNDIHLMPNTKDNTNFTQQQQISGCDVPVAALPHPGGGAATSSAALELLLQSTKLKEMLERRSEVIECPETPPEPDRPRRSFPDDIQTYFDCQESSSFIEEHDIIFGDLDSLTLPMFQCELIN; translated from the exons atggCGAAAACATCAAAATCGAATACAACTTcaacttcaacttcatcatcatcttctaGCAACAAATGTGATAGTAAAGCGAAACGTAGCAACAAAATTGATAGCAATGCTATTGGTAAAGTGAAACGAACACGAAAGAGCGTTCCTAGAGATTCTCCTCCTCAACGTAGCTCAATTTACAGAGGAGTAACTcg GCACCGATGGACCGGCCGATATGAAGCTCATCTTTGGGATAAAAATTGCTGGAATGAAACACAGAACAAAAAAGGAAGACAAg TTTATTTGG gAGCCTATGATGATGAAGAAGCAGCTGCACATGCATATGACTTAGCAGCGTTAAAGTATTGGGGTCAAGACACCATGCTTAATTTCCCT ATTATGACGTATGAAAATGAGCTAAAGGAAATGGAAGGTCAAtcaaaagaagaatatattGGTTCTTTGAGAAG AAAAAGTAGTGGGTTTTCCAGAGGTGTATCAAAATATAGAGGCGTAGCAAG ACACCACCACAATGGAAGATGGGAGGCTCGAATTGGAAGGGTATTTGGCAATAAATATCTCTACCTTGGAACATATG CTACTCAAGAGGAAGCAGCAACAGCATATGATATGGCAGCTATTGAATACCGTGGACTTAACGCCGTTACAAATTTTGACCTTAGCCGTTACATTAAATGGCTACGTCCTTCTGACCAAACAAATAATGATAATACCATTATTATCCCTGAAccaaatcctaaccctaaccctaacgaCATTCATCTCATGCCTAACACCAAAGACAATACAAATTTTacccaacaacaacaaatctCCGGCTGCGATGTACCAGTCGCGGCTCTGCCACATCCAGGTGGCGGAGCTGCGACTTCATCAGCAGCACTAGAGCTCTTGCTGCAGTCTACAAAGTTGAAGGAAATGCTGGAAAGAAGATCGGAGGTAATTGAATGCCCGGAAACTCCACCGGAGCCAGACAGACCACGGAGGAGTTTCCCGGATGATATACAAACCTATTTTGATTGCCAAGAATCAAGTAGCTTCATTGAGGAGCATGACATTATTTTTGGTGACTTAGATTCTTTAACATTGCCAATGTTTCAGTGTGagcttattaattaa